CGAGGTTGCACCTGGGGTGGTCCAGCCGTGAGGCGCCGCTCACCGCGCGGTTCACGTTAGGCGACAAGGACGGCTTCGCCGGTTTCCACATCGGCGAGAAGCTGGCCAACACCGAGACCGTGCTGCAGACCGACCTGGGGCTCCCCCTCCGCGGCCCGCTGCAGGCGATCGCCACCGTCATGGGAGGACAGGTGTCGAGCGATCCCGCGCGCCCGCTCTCGGGGAGCTGGTACACGGGGGCACGCCTCGGACTCGGCGCCGACTCGCCCCTCGGCCCCCTGCGCCTCCAGTATGGCGTGAACAACGAGGGGCGGACCGCCTGGTACTTCCGCATCGGCCGCTGGTTCTGACGCCGGGTCAGGTTCCGGCGGGGCAGGTTCCGGCGGGACCACGGACGATCCTCGCCCGGCCCATGTCGGCGAAGAGGCGCACGTCAGTCGTCGCGCGGCCAGGACCACCGGCGAGGAGCGGTGTCCGCGGCGGCGTGCCGTCTCCGCAACACTCCAGTGAGGACCCACAACCCGACTGGAGAAGTCCGATGAGCCGCTGGACTCCTGACCCCACCTTCTACCCGTCCCCTGCCCTGGCGATGGAAGCGCCCGCCGAGCAGCTGGCGTACGTCGCCCTCCTCGCCCCGGGCGGCAACGGGAAGCGCGACGCCATCGGCGTCGTCGACACCAACCCTGCCTCGCCCACCTACGGCCGCCTGGTGGGCCGCGTGGATTTCCCCCACGGGGGGAACGAGCTGCACCACTTCGGCTGGAATGCGTGCAGCTCCCACCTCTGCCCCTACGCCCCGAACGCGCACGTGGAGCGTCGCTACCTGGTCGTCCCCGGGACGCACTCGTCGCGGATCCACATCGTCGACACCCGGCCCGACCCGCGCAATCCGAAGCTCGTGAAGGTGATCGAGGGGCGCGAGGTGATGCAGAAGACCGGGTACGCCGCCCCGCACACCGTGCACTGCGGCCCCGACGGTATCTACCTGAACGCGTTAGGCGCCCCCGGCGGCGATGGCCCGGGTGGGATCTTCACCCTCGACCACGAGACGTTCGAGGTGCAGGGGAAGTGGGAGCGGGCCCGCGGCCCGCAGTACCTGGCCTACGACTTCCTCTGGCACCTCGGCCACGACACCATGATCACCAGCGAGTGGGGGACGCCGAACATGGTGAAGGAGGGCGTGAACCCGGAGTTGCTGCTGGCGGGGAAGTACGGGCACGCGCTGCACGTCTGGAACCTGCGCACGCGCCGCCACGAGCAGGCCATCGACCTCGGGGCCGAGCAGCAGATGGTCCTCGAGCTGCGCCCCGCGCACAACCCCAAGCGCGCCTACGGCTTCGTCGGCGTCGTCCTGTCGCTCACCGACCTCTCGTCGTCGATCTTCCTCTGGTACCTCGACGGCGAGGCCAACGGCGGCAAGGGCGAGTGGAAGGCGAGGAAGGTCATCACCATCCCCGCGCAGCCGGCCGCCCCCGACCAGCTCCCCCCGCTCCTCAAGGGCTTCAGCGCCGTGCCGCCGCTGGTCACCGACATCAACCTCTCGGTGGACGATCGCTGGCTGTACGTCTCGTGCTGGGGAACGGGCGAGCTGCGCCGCTACGATGTCAGCGACCCGTTCAACCCGGTCTTCACCGGCTCGGTCCAGATCGGCGGGATCGTGGCCCGCTCGCCGCACCCCAGCGCCCCCGAGCGCGCGCTCAATGGCGCGCCGCAGATGGTCGAGGTGAGCCGCGACGGCAAGCGCGTCTACATCACCAACTCGCTGTACTCGCCGTGGGATGCGCAGTTCTACCCCGACGGGATCAACGGCTGGATGGCGAAGATCGACACGCGCTCCGACGGAACGATGGCGCTCGACAAGGACTTCCTGGTCGAGTTCGACGAGGGGATCCGTCCGCACCAGGTGCGGCTCGAGGGAGGGGACGCGTCCTCGGACTCGTTCTGCTTCTCGTGATGCACGCGGCCTGGCCGTGGCTCGCCCTCCTGCTGCTGGGGGCGCTCCACGGCCTCAATCCCGGGATGGGGTGGCTCTTCGCCGTCGCGCTCGGGTTGCAGCAGGAGGAGCGGCGCGCCGTCTGGCGCGCCCTCCTCCCGCTCACCGCGGGGCACGCCCTGGCCATCATCGTGGCGGTCGCGCTCGCGATGGCGGCCGGCCGGGTCATGCCGCCGGACGTGCTGCGCTGGGTGGTGATCGGCGCGCTCGCGCTCCTGGGTTTCCGCCAGCTGCAGCGGCATCGGCACCCGCGGCTTGGCGGGATGCGCGTGGGGGCGCGTGATCTCGTGGCGTGGTCGTTCCTGGTGGCCACGGCGCACGGCGCCGGCCTGATGGCGGTACCGTTCGCCGCCGAAGCCGGTGCCCTGGGCGCACCTCCCGCCGCCCATGCGGCGCAGGGAGGTGCCCCAGTGCTCGCTCCGCCCGCACGGGGCGCTGCGCGGCACGACGCGCACGCGGCGCACCGACTCGCGGGCGTTCGGGCAATGACGCCGCAGGGCCGGCCCGCCAGCACCTCGCCCTCCTTGGGCGCCATCATGGCGACCCTCGTGCACACCCTCGGCTACATTCTGGTCACCGCTCTCCTCGCCATCGTGGTATACGAACGCGCGGGACTCCGTGTGCTGCGGCGAGCCTGGGTGAACCTGGACCTCATCTGGGCGGCCTCGCTCCTCCTGACCGCGGGAGCATTGGCCGTCTGGTGATTCGCCGAGGAGGGTGGCGTAAATTCCCGCCATGCAGCACGCCGACCTCCCCGGAATCCTCGCGTTTCTCCGCGCCGCCGAGGCGCTCAAGACCGCCACGCGCAGCGGTTGGACCACCGCCGGACAACCGGAGAGCGTCGCCGAGCACACCTGGCGGCTCTGCCTGATGGCGCTGGTGCTGCATCACGGCTTCCCCGAGGTCGACTTCGCGCGCCTGATCAGGATCTGCATCGTGCACGACCTCGGCGAGGCGATCGGCGGCGACGTCCCGGCCCCCGAGCAGGCGCTCCGCCCCGAGGGAAAGGCGGCCGACGAACGGCGCGACTTGTTGCGGCTGCTGGCCCCCCTCCCCCCGGCACAGCGCGACGAGATCACCGCGCTCTGGGACGAGTACGAAGCGGCGTCGACCCCCGAGGCACGGCTGGCCAAGGGGCTCGACAAGCTCGAGACGATCCTGCAGCACACCCAGGGCGCCAACCCGCCGGACTTCGATTACCGCTTCAACCTGGGGTACGGACGGCGCTACACCGAGGGGCACCCGATGCTGGAGGCGCTCAGGGCGCTCCTCGACCAGGAGACGGAGCGCCGCGCGCGCGAGAGGGACGACGCGCGAGAGTGACGACGCGCGCGAGCGAGACGACGTGCACGAACGAGACGACGTGCGCGACGAAGCCCCCTCGCCCTGAGGCGGCTACGGCCCATCGCCGACTGCCTGGCTCTCCTCAGGCACCCTGGCCACCGGCTGTCGCGGGCGCGCCCCGCCGCCCCTGGCGCCACTCGTGCGGCGTCTCTCCCGTCCACCGCCGAAATGCCCGGATGAACGTCGCCGGCTCGGCGAAGCCCAGCAGGAAGGCGACCTCCGAGCTGCTCAGCCGCCTGTCCTCCAGCAGGAGCATCGCCCGCTCGCGGCGTGCCTCGTCGACGATCGCGGCGAACGACGTCCCCTCCCCCGCCAGCCGTCGGTGGAGGGTGCGCTCCGACATCGCCAGCCGGCGCGCGATCGCCGCCAGTCGCGGCTCCCCGCTCGCCAGAGACGCTCCG
The window above is part of the Gemmatimonadetes bacterium SCN 70-22 genome. Proteins encoded here:
- a CDS encoding selenium-binding protein; the protein is MSRWTPDPTFYPSPALAMEAPAEQLAYVALLAPGGNGKRDAIGVVDTNPASPTYGRLVGRVDFPHGGNELHHFGWNACSSHLCPYAPNAHVERRYLVVPGTHSSRIHIVDTRPDPRNPKLVKVIEGREVMQKTGYAAPHTVHCGPDGIYLNALGAPGGDGPGGIFTLDHETFEVQGKWERARGPQYLAYDFLWHLGHDTMITSEWGTPNMVKEGVNPELLLAGKYGHALHVWNLRTRRHEQAIDLGAEQQMVLELRPAHNPKRAYGFVGVVLSLTDLSSSIFLWYLDGEANGGKGEWKARKVITIPAQPAAPDQLPPLLKGFSAVPPLVTDINLSVDDRWLYVSCWGTGELRRYDVSDPFNPVFTGSVQIGGIVARSPHPSAPERALNGAPQMVEVSRDGKRVYITNSLYSPWDAQFYPDGINGWMAKIDTRSDGTMALDKDFLVEFDEGIRPHQVRLEGGDASSDSFCFS
- a CDS encoding phosphohydrolase — encoded protein: MQHADLPGILAFLRAAEALKTATRSGWTTAGQPESVAEHTWRLCLMALVLHHGFPEVDFARLIRICIVHDLGEAIGGDVPAPEQALRPEGKAADERRDLLRLLAPLPPAQRDEITALWDEYEAASTPEARLAKGLDKLETILQHTQGANPPDFDYRFNLGYGRRYTEGHPMLEALRALLDQETERRARERDDARE